The following is a genomic window from Dioscorea cayenensis subsp. rotundata cultivar TDr96_F1 chromosome 10, TDr96_F1_v2_PseudoChromosome.rev07_lg8_w22 25.fasta, whole genome shotgun sequence.
atataatgtTATCATTTTTCGTCGCAATTAGATTGTTTGGAATAGTCCcaaatcatgcatgcatggatttGCCACGTCAATGCCATAAATATGTTTGTGGTTTGACAAATCCTGCAAATGcaaatatatacttatatatatatgtcatttatctaaatttttcgATGCTGAGAGagacaaacataaaatatagtGCTTCAATGGAGCACATTGTTGTCGTGTATTCTGGCATACACTAAATACATGATCCTCGATGACACTGAATTCAGTGTAGAGACTTGACGAGCGGcttaaaattacatttaaaaagtaaaatgttttgttttgattggaCCAAAAGAGATGTAACGTTACTGATCCTTGACCAGTAACAAAATATTGTAGTGCCAGGCTGCACCACCCATCGATTGAGGTCATTTTCATGCGTGGCATGACAGCAACAGTggaaatttatcaaataaatatgcCTGTCCAAAACATCGATtctaattaaattatgtaaagaaaCTATTAAGGTATGATCAAAATTCTCATCACATCAgacaatttattataaaaacttgttcataataataatataaagagCCCTAAACTTTATATTTAAGAAGATGCActgatataataaaaataataatctaaataGGTATACTGACTCCCTTATTTTAAAGGGAGTTAAGAAATATCTCGGATTTTAAAGCACAAAATAAtttgttgaaatattttatCCAAANNNNNNNNNNNNNNNNNNNNNNNNNNNNNNNNNNNNNNNNNNNNNNNNNNNNNNNNNNNNNNNNNNNNNNNNNNNNNNNNNNNNNNNNNNNNNNNNNNNNNNNNNNNNNNNNNNNNNNNNNNNNNNNNNNNNNNNNNNNNNNNNNNNNNNNNNNNNNNNNNNNNNNNNNNNNNNNNNNNNNNNNNNNNNNNNNNNNNNNNNNNNNNNNNNNNNNNNNNNNNNNNNNNNNNNNNNNNNNNNNNNNNNNNNNNNNNNNNNNNNNNNNNNNNNNNNNNNNNNNNNNNNNNNNNNNNNNNNNNNNNNNNNNNNNNNNNNNNNNNNNNNNNNNNNNNNNNNNNNNNNNNNNNNNNNNNNNNNNNNNNNNNNNNNNNNNNNNNNNNNNNNNNNNNNNNNNNNNNNNNNNNNNNNNNNNNNNNNNNNNNNNNNNNNNNNNNNNNNNNNNNNNNNNNNNNNNNNNNNNNNNNNNNNNNNNNNNNNNNNNNNNNNNNNNNNNNNNNNNNNNNNNNNNNNNNNNNNNNNNNNNNNNNNNNNNNNNNNNNNNNNNNNNNNNNNNNNNNNNNNNNNNNNNNNNNNNNNNNNNNNNNNNNNNNNNNNNNNNNNNNNNNNNNNNNNNNNNNNNNNNNNNNNNNNNNNNNNNNNNNNNNNNNNNNNNNNNNNNNNNNNNNNNNNNNNNNNNNNNNNNNNNNNNNNNNNNNNNNNNNNNNNNNNNNNNNNNNNNNNNNNNNNNNNNNNNNNNNNNNNNNNNNNNNNNNNNNNNNNNNNNNNNNNNNNNNNNNNNNNNNNNNNNNNNNNNNNNNNNNNNNNNNNNNNNNNNNNNNNNNNNNNNNNNNNNNNNNNNNNNNNNNNNNNNNNNNNNNNNNNNNNNNNNNNNNNNNNNNNNNNNNNNNNNNNNNNNNNNNNNNNNNNNNNNNNNNNNNNNNNNNNNNNNNNNNNNNNNNNNNNNNNNNNNNNNNNNNNNNNNNNNNNNNNNNNNNNNNNNNNNNNNNNNNNNNNNNNNNNNGGTttggataaaatataaaaaaatttcaacaaattaTTTTGTGCTTTAAAAAATCCATATTTCTTAACTCCTTAAATAAGGAGTCATATAcctatttgttattattttattatcatgcATCTTCTTAAAATAAAGAGTTTAGGctctttatattatttatgaacaagtttttataataaattgtcTGATGTGATGAGAATTTTGATCATACCTTAATagttttcatataatttaattatatcgaTGTTTGACAGgcatatttatttgataaattccATTGTTGTTGTCATTGTATGAAAATGACCTCAATCTAATGGTGCAATGGCACTACAATATTTTGTTACTTCATGATCAGTAACACATCTTTGGTccaatcaaaaaacaaaacattttacttttaaatgtaATTTTGCCAATTTAGTCAAGTCTCAATTGACCTGTCATCGaggatcatttttttatttttgtatgccaGTAATGACAATAATGGTCCATTGAagccttttattttttgtttgtctcTTCTCATCGAAAATTTAGataaatgacatatatatatatatatttgcatttgTATATTTGTCAAACCAAATATTTATGGCATTGACGTGGcaatccatgcatgcatgatttgGAACCATCCAAACAATACTAATTACGacgaaaaatgataaaatatatatatatatatatatatatatatatatgcaaatttatatatgactctctttttaattaatcatgttttttttattatcaaaacaaTTATTCACATAACTAACCGTTTTCTAAACATgagtaataaaaaattcaaagtttaacGAATTTTATATGAAATCAAGATTAAACTAGTAACATTGCATGTGGATTAATAGCTATTAACCAATATTAAAAGATTGAATTAAtaagtatttaattatattgcaattaaatatatattttctacaTACCATTAAAACCAAAAGAACCACatctttaataaaaactaacacGGGTGCCCTTGCTTATCctatgagtttaaaaaaaaaatcacttaacaaaaaaaataaaaggaaaaactaACCAAACACcaatattattagataaatttaataatatatattatatacaaacaattaattaattaattaattaattaattaataaatatagatatatatgataaacaataaaaattaaaaaaattgaaatacacaaaatcatatctatatatgtatgaaaataataaaacaaccattaaaaaagaataaagaaaacaaaaaacaaaaatataattaaaatagacaaaatGATGCCAATATCTATATATGTGTATTgaaaccattaaaaaaacattaaagcaaaatttaaaaaataaaaacatgaaatcatGTCTATAAtctatatctaaaaaaataaaaactaagaaaaacaaaaataagaaaaaaaacaattaaaacaattaatattacAGAAAAGCTGGGTTCTGTGGGACCCACTGAAAGCACGTGGGTAATGAtgcataaaattaatatatatatatatatatataggacacCTTAAATTGACAAGGAAAAATAGCACGGGACCATTTTTGCATGCAAGTAAATTGACCAAATCACCCCTAAATTATTCGATTTCCatttacatttaaataaatatttcataaatattagggaaaaaacaaaaaaggacaGTAAtggacaagaaaaaaaaacatgtggcCAGtagtacatgcatgcatgtgacCAAGAAGTCGTTTCTCTAAGTTTGATTTTTACAATGTCTTGAATGAACATTCATTCAACAGCATCTCTCTTATGTTTATTCCGATTTTATAGATTCTTTTacacaaacaaaaactcatttgtttcatttcattttatgtttttactaaattttttcaataaaaaaaaggccACTTAGGCCATATGTGTACATGCTTTGCATAAACCTGAAACAACTTAAGCAGTAGTCACCGTATTATGTATAAAATTTCCTCCGtcacaaaaataatcaaaactcttatccataaatcaaaaaataatatatatttaaaaaaatgaagtgagCTAGAATAATTGCATCTACTCCAtgtgaaatatatatgaaatataatgaaaacaaaagtattaTTTGTTTGTCTCTGTCATAAACAACAATCTCTCTATACGATACAAGGACCATGTCTCTTTTCAAAATCTTTATTCTAAGaccacatatattttaaattatattaatatataaaaacttaaattgaCAAGGAAAAATAGCACGGGACCAGTTTTTGCATTCAAATAAATTGACCAAATCACCCCTAAATTATTCGATTTCCatttacaattaaataaaaatttgttaaatattagGGGAAAAAAAGGACAACCTCTCCATCTGACACCCTTGTAATGGACAAGACATGTGACCAGTAGTACTGCATGCATGTGACCAAGAAGTCGTTTCTAGATGTTTGATTTTTACAATGTCTTGAATGAACATTCATTCAACAGCATGTCAGCATCTCTCTTATGTTTATTTCGATTTTATAGATTCTTTTacacaaacaaaaactcatttgttttatttcattttatgtttttactaAAATTACAGGGCACTTAGCCATATGTGTACATGCTTTGCATGAACCTGAAAACAACCTAAGCAGTAGTCACCGTCATTGAGTATAAAATTTTCTCCATcgcaaaaataatcaaaaactcttatccataaatcaaaaataatatatattttatgagcTAGAATACCATTGCATCTACTCCCATGTGAAATGTATATGAAATATAATGAGAAACAAACTATTATTTGTTTGTCTGCCATAAACAACAACATCTCGTGATACAAGGGACCACTGTCTCAAAATCTTTTATTCAAGaccacatatattttaaattatatataaatataaaaagcttgtatgaatcaaaataaatcacGTGTGAATTATGTTAATAGAGATAGATATGAAATAGAGATCTAAGCCACTTGTTAACAAAACTTATTCATGTGTGATTatcaaaacaattaattattcACAAAACCAACCATTCTACACTAAACACAGAGTAATAAAAACTTGGAAGAGTTAAGTTTTATATAAAAGCAAGATTAAACTAACATTGCATGTGGATTAATAACTATTAATCAATATTAAAGATTGGattaataactatttaattatttttgataatttaaatagttatttccatatataattaaaaataaccgATGCGAAGCAAGGAAATTGAGCCCACATcgtgttatatatatttttatgactcAGCTCAAAGtcctaatttttcttcttcttctcaatttACTTCTTTTCTCTCCTTCAAGAACATATCACACACTCTCAAAGTTTGCTCCTTTTCTCCCTTCAAGAACATATCACACACTCTCAAAGTTTGCTCGAGTACTGATATTTTAATCTACTCCTGACTATAACTAATCAAAGTTTAGAATCTACATAACGTTAAGTCATGTGTGCACGGCGGATCTTGGGCTTTTATAAGAGGTCGGGAAAGACATATGCGGTGGTGTCTGGAATTCTGATGAAACATTCTCAGTGATTTAATTGATGAAATACGTATCTGATTAAGTCCTCGTATGCTGATACAAAATATTTCAGGCAGTGAGCGGAAAATGAACAATACTActatagtattttaaaaaaaccaatagtGTATACACAATATTACAAACTAGGGTTTCGGTATGCCCACTCACCATTCtcataaaattcatatataattatacCTAAAATCTATAATTCCTTTTTTCCAATCTTCTAAGAAAGACGTCCTACACTTAATTTGTGCCATTAATCATGCATCCTTCATGACTCAActcaaaatctttcttttgattaataactatttaattattttataattaaatagttatttcctatatataatttaaaaaaaataactgatGCGAAGCAAGGAAATTGGCCTACATCGTGTTATTTATCTTTCATGACTCAGctcaaaattttttcttttgattttgtttttcttcttctccaatttatttcttttcttccttcaagaaCATATCACACACTCTCAAAGTTTGCTATGAAtactttgaatattttaatGCCAACTCATGACTATAACTAATCAAAGTTTTGGGAATCTAGCATAACAAGTTAAGTCTGCAAAGGTTGCAGGCGGCAAGTGCAAGCTTTATAAGAGAGTGTCAAGGGCAGAAGCATATACGGTGGTGTCTCACAGATGACTAAATGCGACTAGTGATTTAATTGCGATGGCGATACGATATAGAGCGATTAGAGTCCTGCCGTCATGCGCGCACCAGACAAATATTTTTAGGACGTGAGCACGAAAATGAACAATACTACTATAGTATTTAAAAAAGCCAATAGTGTATACACAATATTACGAACTAGGGCTTCGGTATGCCCACTCACCATTCtcataaaattcatatataattatactTAAAATCTATAATTCCTTTGTTCCAATCTTCTAAAAAGGGCGTCCTACACCTAATTTGTGCCATTAATCATGCATTCTTCATGACTCAActcaaaatctttcttttgattttccttcacttttcttttttatttttcttctttttccccttCAAGATGAGATCACATGCTCCCAATGTTTCCCTGAAAATTTTAGTTACTTTAATACCAACTCGTCATTAGTCAAAAACTCAAACTTTAGGGGATCTAACATAAAGAGTTAAGTCATACACAATCACAAAAAGCtgtaatattttctaaaacCAAGTTAATTTAATGGTGAGCTTCTTCTTCAAAGTTATAATAATGATGCAAAGGTTTATACTTCTGTGAAGTGGTTTGTTGGTTGATTGAAAGAAAAAGCTTCGTGTTTGTCTTAATTCTTAATTAGATGTAACGGtgagattattatttatgaacttAATTAGGCTTGGCTTTATgatggttcttcttcttcttcgatcttcttctacttcttaagATTGTTCTTAAAACTATAATAATCAGGACGCAAATGTTTATACGTCTATGAAGTAGTTTGTTGGTTGATTGATATATGAAATTAAGGAGAAGCTTTATGTTTGTCTTGTTAGGTATAAAGGTGATTAGATTGTTATTTATGGACTTAATATTTGGCTTTATGATGGTTatgctgcttcttcttcttcttttactgTTGCTGAGAAAATCAAGATGATGACTACTTCTTGAGTTGTGTCATGTTCATGCAAAGCATGTACGTGTTTGGCTAAAGTGtcttgttcttttttgttttatcggcaaaaaattatagtaaaaattaaacatcTAACTGATTTCACATATCAATTAATTTGTATTGCTTGAATAAATGAATCAATGTTTGGGAAGCTATTTTCATTATCTTGCTTAAGAGCTCAAAAACTTTAATGTGTTTAAAATGagtaatgttatttttaaaaactaagtaTACATGAAAAACTTCATAATTCattaataatcataatttttttaagaatatcaaGGTGAATAATTAggaccattaaaaaaataaatgaaataaaataaattagtttttatttttaagagaatATCTATAAAGTCAAAATAAACATAAGGGAGACGCTGTTGAATTAATGTTCATTCAAAACATTAGAAACAAACTTTAAGttatgtgtatgtatgtgtaCACATTCATTGAATCATTGTGAATGTGttagttttcaaaataattctttttttttttactttttatatttatttacatggATCTCCCAAGTTGATGTGGTTTTAGTTTGACGGTGTTCGGTTTTTGGTTACTTTTTTGTGTGAGTTTGCGTTGTGGGATAGCATGGGTATTTGTGGATCCGAGGAAGATAAGTAGAAATTGAATGCTTGAGGGGTGATTTGGTCAATTTCACATGCATACATTACTATTGGTCACATGCTTTTCTCTTATCCATTGCAAGGTGTCATATTGATTGAGAAGTTGtcctttttgtgttttttcctactatttttgaaatatttatttaattgtaaaaaaaatcgAATAATTCAGGGGTGATTTAGTCAATTTACTTGCATGCACAAATGGTTACGTGCTTTTTTTCCCTGTCAATTTAAGTTGTCAAATGCAGATATATAACTACCTATTAATTTTACTTCCCATTCCAACCGAGCCCCTTCActttgatggtttttttttttttggcattcaATGGCGCCCACACCACCCGTTTTCCCTCTCTcatcatatatgcatatatatatatatatatatatatatatatatatatgttataatgccGACTTGACCATGGTTCGGTTTCTGTTCAAAACCAGCCGTTCTtcataataattcaattctgattaattaaaatataaaatatattatattatatttacatttatttatttattatttgaaaaataaaaatagaactagAGCCGATTTGGATTATGATTTTCAAGTCATAAGAATTAAACCGATAGTGTcgattttgatttgattatgaGGTTTAAACCAAATCGGGAATATATTTAGTTTTAAGTGAATTAGCGTCATATAAGTTAAAAAATTCGATTAGAAttagttaataatttaaaatctataaaaatttatattaacttATAAAGTTAACCTCCCCGTTccttttaacaataaaatcaatatataaatttattaccttttattttaatatataaaatagtataatgtaaataatatcaTATCGTATTATATTATAGGAGTATTATATACTTACCGATAAcaacaacataaataaatagattttgtgccttttattttaatatataacatattGTACTGTGCAtactataatattatatatacatatattatatacttaggaataataacatttttatttttttaacaaataatcaataaatagatttattgatttttattttaatatattaaatagtaTAACATACataatatcatattatatataacttttatactctaataataacattattattttttatttttataattttatctattttaattacatttttattaatatttattgtttttcataaatatatagtCAATAGATATAGTGATATAGACAtgattttgtgtattttaaagTTGTTGTCTTCgtctatttttattgtttaattaaaatgagtatcatatacatgtgtgtgtcaagataatatttttcttttcttcttttcaatttAATTGTTTGGATGGTCCCAAATCATGGATGTATGGATTGCCACATCAATGCCATAAATATTCTGTTTGAGAGATATACAAAtgcatatatatcttttatctAAACTTTTTAATAGGAAGGGAccagcaaaaattaaaatagtcaTGGTCCTCAATGGACCATTATTGTCAAGGCAATATTGTGTATGAACATACTAAGGAAACTCTAAAACTATGATTAAATAActccttaaaaaaacaaaaacaaaaaatattgccATATCTTGGTTATAAAAAATCTCATCGACATTTATTAcgtaaacaaataaatataattaatttttttaatcattaatactatatttaatatagataaaacttaaatgtgaaaaaactatttatatttgttctttAAAACATTATAGAGCAGatgctattatatatatagaatacatAGATATATAGGCTTGGTGTAGGAAAGGAGAAGGATTGGattttaagtataattaaattaactttttttttttttggaagttgAATTACTAGTTTTGGCCTTGCATTatgtggtttttatttttatttttatttttatttttttgacattttaaatctatatatcgatcaaaataaaattaaaaattacaccaAGATATCAGGCCACTAAGGTACCTTTCGTTCTATCCAATTGCATTAAATggtgttaaaaaaacaaagcatatgattcatttttcttatttattttctctttaaaatattatattaaatataaaaaaaaatttatccaagaaaatccaaacttttattcataaataaaaaataatataatttttttaataaatgcaatGAGTTGAAATGGTCTTATCTAACACATGTGAAAATggacaaaatattcaaaaaataatgatttatgtcgtattttttgtcttttatataTTGATGAGTCTTGAATAAGAACCCCACTCGATACAATATATATGatgtaaaaattattattcgtggaatatttatgttttgaattataaaaaaaaaaccaaaacttaatgcataataaatttaattagcaTAAGTCCAAGTTAATCAAGTATGAATTAAGTTAATAGAGGTATATTAAATATAGGGATCAAAGCTactcatcaaccttctaaattGTCTCTCACCAAATATCAACAACATCTTTTCTCTAAGTTTTAATAAAAGAGCATTTTGGTTACCTATTTCTTACTATTGTTTGGTAATTAACATTTTTGTGTTAGATTTGTTTTGAGTTGTCTTCTCTCATTCCAAATCATACAAGatgttttattaataatttgagaTTGTCGGCAATGCACAATTCACATTATATGGGTTGGGCTCTTTTCGAGTGAATGCAAacaaatgtaataaataaaaaactttgaaCTGAAGTgacaactttttttaaaaaagtgaaacaaataaaattaattattttagaattaaataaatatatttctaaatggaaaaacaaagaagGATCAGAAGTTTATGGAAACTAAATCCAATGACCAATAAAGACTTGCtaagtaaatttgaaaaatgtgaATAAGCCACAATATTTAAGCATGATCTTTGATTCTAATAAAGCAGGGagagaaataaaatatcaactctGCTAGACTAGTTTAAGGTCAAagttctatatatttttaaaagcatcAAATGAATAATGGATTTGGaggattttgatatatttttaaaagcatcaaagttctatatatttttaaaattcatatttcTTAACTCTTTAAATAAGGAGGAGTCATATACTTATTTGCAGGGGCAGAGCGACAGGGGAGGGGGGCTCCCCACCTGTCGCCGGAGGGGTCTGTTGAcccaaatagatttttttaaagttcagTGACCAAAACAGAAATAGCCCTATAGTTTAGTAACTATTTGATTGgtttaactttaaaataatttaaaaaaaaaggaaaagaaaaaaacaagagttCTTGAATTaagtaaatttatttgtttatttttcaaaatatggataaaattggaattttcataacaaaacaTGTTAAGGTTTTCCGCGCACAAGGAGTCAAGTACCCCATACTAAAACACTTGGGATGTACAcacgttttctttttttaaaattccaacAGATTTGACAAAATTGCCAATCATTAATGTTGTGACATTCttactttaaatttataatttaaaaatctaattaattgatatatattatttttaggaGGCAACTGCGGCTGCTTCATTCCTTGTATATCAATAATCTAAGGTAAATgatctaattaaatatattcaagcggaaaaagaagaagaaagaagcaacATATACGCATAATTATAataggaagaaagaaagaaagaacacataataaataacaagagcAAATTAAATGCTTTTATTGAGGCTAGAGCAAGCTTAGCACTTCCTCCACATCCGAAGATTAAGAAGATGCACTAGCTAACTGATCATACAAGCATGCAAGCAAGGAAGAACAAAGAAGCACAGAACATACATAGTAGATAAACAAAGAAGCATAACTGCATGAGTAGAAGAAACTAGTCCTTAGTTATGTGAACATGCCTGGACCATGCATGTCCATCTAAGCAGAAGTGATCTAAGCAGTCACCATCTTGATGTTCTCAGTAACAGGACCAGAATAAGGAGGAATATTACGGACGTTAATCGAAACTCCATAAATATCAAGCCCACCATAATAACGAAGAACAAGAACgtaatatttcttcaattccGCAAGAGCTCCACCAGTCCACTGTGTATGAAGTTCGTTTGACTCATCATAATATAGAAGAGGAAGCACTCCTCTTCTCGTAAGATATAGAGAGCAGATACGTGGTTCAGCACTGCTACTGTTTGAATTCCATATATTTATTCCTGTCGTCATATGATTGACAGAGAGTGCACAGTAGCGAGTAATATAAACTGAAACATCCCCATTAATTGCAAGACTATTATTATCATTTGCATTGCGACTTTTATCATCAGGAGAATAAAGAACGATACTTGAGTGTGCTGCCcggagatttttatttttaggggTCTGTGGGTCTTCAGGTTTGATTTTATTGTCCCATAAGCGAGGGCCGAAGATCCCAATCCCATATTTTGTGGTTAGCAAAGCGTATGTTCCATATTTGCCAGCAGTGCCCAAGGTAACAGGCTTCTTCCTCTCATTAGAATACTTGATAACGAGTTGGCCGAAATTGTTAATTGTGAGATAACAGCCTTCTTCGTCGGTGGGCGTGTTGAAGTCGATGACCTTGGAGGAGCCATTATCGTACTGATCGTAATAATAAAGTCCACAATCATGCGTCAGGGATAAAGTATGGTTACTGATGGTGATGTTATAATTGCTGCCGAGGTAACCGCTGGTATCCGAGAACAAGGCTGTTGGCTGTTGCTGGGCTTGGGAGGAAGATGGGAGGATCAGAAGAATTAGGGCAAGGAATGGAAGGAGATGATGGTGAGCCATtttggttgggtttaatttgGTTGCTTTGGAGTTTTTGTGTGTTTGAGATGTGAGGTTGTAGGGGGGTATTTATAGATGGAGGAAATTAAAGGTGATTTAATTATAATAGCTAAAATCACCGCCCCAAGTGTAGGAGAGATTGAATGATTGAGGGGTGGTTTGGTCAATTTACTTGCATGCACTACTAATGGTCAcgtgcttttatttatttatttatttattgtcaaTTTATGGTGTTGTATTTTAATTGAAGTTAGTggtccttttttgttttttcctccttttattttagaaaatatttatttaattctaaaacaattaattttatttgtattcaattttttgtttaattgttatatatagTCACATATATTGGTTCTAACAGTTGTTACATTTGTTGGTtggatattaaaaatttaattaacttatatatatactatatacatatatatatatatatatatatatatatatatatatatatatatacattgttaGAATTTTCTCtccaactatttttttttaaaaaaaaatcttgtatcATTTAAAATGAAAGAAGATCAGACAAGGCACatctaaaagcaaaaaaaaaaagtcattaaattaaaaaaaaacaaaaaaataatgggcaactaaaataattatttattaaaaattacaaaaataaatcttGTTGATATTGTATCAAtgtcatttttaaatttaatagatGCAAAGTGGCTTTCAATCCATACTTTATGacagacaaaaataaaaatgtggtCCTTGTATTGGATAAATTGTTTGACAGacaaaaagtataacaaaaacctcactatatttttagaattatatttttcaaatgggtaaaagttttgattattttttcaatggagaaaattttatgctcaatataaaagaaaaaaaaaatttgtatcatATGCTTTGAAGGTCATTGTAATTGAACAATTTAATGTGATTGGATGGAATGAAAGGTATTCAAGTGGCCATGTTTGCtcctttcatttttaatttgtattttgattgatatatgtatatatagatttaaaatttacaaaaaaaaaagaaaaaaaatctaataaccACAATGCAAAGCTAGAACTAGTAATTTAACTTCCTTTCtgatcatatttaattataattaaatttttttccaatcttCTAAAAAAACATTCTACTCCTAATTTCATGTTATTTATCTTTATGGCTAACTCAAAATCTTTCTTTTCGATTTTCTccttcactttcttctttttatttttctttaactttttttccttcaaaattaaatcacataCTCCCAATATTTGCCCTGAATGTTTTGATTACTTTAATACCAACTCatcaataattaatcaaaatttaggGAATCTAACATAAAGAGTTAAGTCA
Proteins encoded in this region:
- the LOC120270753 gene encoding mannose-specific lectin 2-like, which translates into the protein MAHHHLLPFLALILLILPSSSQAQQQPTALFSDTSGYLGSNYNITISNHTLSLTHDCGLYYYDQYDNGSSKVIDFNTPTDEEGCYLTINNFGQLVIKYSNERKKPVTLGTAGKYGTYALLTTKYGIGIFGPRLWDNKIKPEDPQTPKNKNLRAAHSSIVLYSPDDKSRNANDNNSLAINGDVSVYITRYCALSVNHMTTGINIWNSNSSSAEPRICSLYLTRRGVLPLLYYDESNELHTQWTGGALAELKKYYVLVLRYYGGLDIYGVSINVRNIPPYSGPVTENIKMVTA